The Maylandia zebra isolate NMK-2024a linkage group LG4, Mzebra_GT3a, whole genome shotgun sequence genome includes a window with the following:
- the LOC101480117 gene encoding E3 ubiquitin-protein ligase CHIP isoform X1, whose protein sequence is MSESPEKDASVSAQELKEQGNRLFLSRKYLEAAACYTKAIKPRNQSDQCRLLRVSVLHQSHSPSIPAYYTNRALCYVKLQQYDKALADCRQALELDSQSVKAHFFMGQCHLEMENYDDAIGNLQKAYNLAKEQRLNFGDDIPSALRIAKKKRWNSMEERRINQESELQSYLTKLIHAEKKRELERCRQKQEEKSDDSRVRQRFNEIHTKHDKYLSDLEELFCQVDEKRKKREIPDFLCGKISFELMREPCITPSGITYDRKDIEEHLQRVGHFDPVTRTPLTQDQLIPNLAMKEVIDAFILENGWVEDY, encoded by the exons ATGTCCGAAAGTCCGGAGAAGGACGCCTCTGTGTCGGCTCAGGAGTTGAAGGAGCAGGGAAACCGTCTGTTCCTGAGCCGCAAATACCTGGAGGCCGCAGCCTGCTACACCAAAGCCATA AAACCGAGGAATCAGTCTGATCAGTGCCGCCTCCTCCGTGTGTCTGTTCTCCATCAGAGCCACAGTCCCTCCATTCCGGCATACTACACCAACAGAGCGCTGTGCTACGTGAAGCTGCAGCAGTACGACAAAGCTCTGGCAGACTGCAGGCAGGCTCTGGAGCTCGACAGCCAGTCGGTCAAAGCACATTTCTTCATGGGACAGTGTCACCTGGAGATGGAAAACTACGACGACGCCATCGGCAACCTGCAGAAAG CTTATAATCTGGCAAAAGAGCAGCGGCTGAACTTTGGCGACGACATCCCCAGCGCGCTGCGCATCGCTAAGAAGAAGCGCTGGAACAGtatggaggagaggaggatcAACCAGGAGAGCGAGCTGCAGTCCTATCTCACCAAACTCATCCACGCCGAGAAAAAGAG AGAACTGGAACGCTGCAGACAGAAGCAAGAGGAAAAATCCGACGACAGCAGAGTCCGTCAGCGTTTCAACGAGATCCACACCAAACAC GACAAATACCTGTCGGACCTGGAGGAGCTGTTCTGTCAGGTCGATGAAAAGAGGAAG AAGCGTGAGATCCCAGACTTCCTGTGTGGAAAGATCAGCTTTGAGTTGATGAGGGAGCCGTGCATCACTCCCAGCGGCATCACCTACGACCGCAAAGACATCGAGGAGCACCTGCAG AGAGTCGGACATTTTGATCCAGTGACGCGCACGCCGCTGACCCAAGATCAGCTCATCCCAAACCTGGCCATGAAGGAAGTCAtcgatgcttttattttggagaacGGATGGGTGGAGGACTACTGA
- the LOC101480117 gene encoding E3 ubiquitin-protein ligase CHIP isoform X2 encodes MSESPEKDASVSAQELKEQGNRLFLSRKYLEAAACYTKAISHSPSIPAYYTNRALCYVKLQQYDKALADCRQALELDSQSVKAHFFMGQCHLEMENYDDAIGNLQKAYNLAKEQRLNFGDDIPSALRIAKKKRWNSMEERRINQESELQSYLTKLIHAEKKRELERCRQKQEEKSDDSRVRQRFNEIHTKHDKYLSDLEELFCQVDEKRKKREIPDFLCGKISFELMREPCITPSGITYDRKDIEEHLQRVGHFDPVTRTPLTQDQLIPNLAMKEVIDAFILENGWVEDY; translated from the exons ATGTCCGAAAGTCCGGAGAAGGACGCCTCTGTGTCGGCTCAGGAGTTGAAGGAGCAGGGAAACCGTCTGTTCCTGAGCCGCAAATACCTGGAGGCCGCAGCCTGCTACACCAAAGCCATA AGCCACAGTCCCTCCATTCCGGCATACTACACCAACAGAGCGCTGTGCTACGTGAAGCTGCAGCAGTACGACAAAGCTCTGGCAGACTGCAGGCAGGCTCTGGAGCTCGACAGCCAGTCGGTCAAAGCACATTTCTTCATGGGACAGTGTCACCTGGAGATGGAAAACTACGACGACGCCATCGGCAACCTGCAGAAAG CTTATAATCTGGCAAAAGAGCAGCGGCTGAACTTTGGCGACGACATCCCCAGCGCGCTGCGCATCGCTAAGAAGAAGCGCTGGAACAGtatggaggagaggaggatcAACCAGGAGAGCGAGCTGCAGTCCTATCTCACCAAACTCATCCACGCCGAGAAAAAGAG AGAACTGGAACGCTGCAGACAGAAGCAAGAGGAAAAATCCGACGACAGCAGAGTCCGTCAGCGTTTCAACGAGATCCACACCAAACAC GACAAATACCTGTCGGACCTGGAGGAGCTGTTCTGTCAGGTCGATGAAAAGAGGAAG AAGCGTGAGATCCCAGACTTCCTGTGTGGAAAGATCAGCTTTGAGTTGATGAGGGAGCCGTGCATCACTCCCAGCGGCATCACCTACGACCGCAAAGACATCGAGGAGCACCTGCAG AGAGTCGGACATTTTGATCCAGTGACGCGCACGCCGCTGACCCAAGATCAGCTCATCCCAAACCTGGCCATGAAGGAAGTCAtcgatgcttttattttggagaacGGATGGGTGGAGGACTACTGA
- the jmjd8 gene encoding jmjC domain-containing protein 8, translated as MEIKAARLAFIFFTAAVTAQLQQQEEDEDGGGWFSASDVRSQDEGRCNIDVLHGSSLSYQQFMERYAYGRPVILRGLTDNTKFRLLCSKSSLLREYGAHRVRLSTANTYSYRKVDVPFQEYVDEFLRPQSADALGSDTLYFFGDNNFTEWQSLFEHYESPPYVLPLTSGAYSFGIAGPGTGVPFHWHGPGYSEVIYGRKRWFLYPPDQEPHFHPNRTTLSWVTETYPNLLEDEAPLECTIRPGEVLYFPDRWWHATLNLDTSVFISTFLG; from the exons ATGGAGATCAAAGCGGCGCGGCTCGCTTTTATCTTCTTCACCGCCGCAGTGACtgcgcagctgcagcagcaggaggaagatgaggatgGAGGAGGATG GTTCTCGGCCTCAGACGTCAGGTCTCAGGATGAAGGTCGGTGTAACATCGACGTGCTGCACGGCTCGTCGCTCTCGTACCAGCAGTTCATGGAGAG GTACGCGTACGGCAGGCCGGTCATCCTCAGAGGCCTCACTGACAACACC AAATTCAGGCTTCTGTGCTCCAAGTCGAGCTTACTGAGAGAGTACGGCGCCCACAGAGTGAGGCTCAGCACGGCCAACACCTACTCCTACAGGAAAG TGGACGTTCCCTTCCAGGAGTACGTGGACGAGTTTCTGAGGCCTCAGTCTGCGGACGCCCTCGGCAGCG ACACGCTGTATTTTTTCGGGGACAATAACTTCACCGAGTGGCAGAGTCTCTTCGAGCACTACGAGTCTCCGCCGTACGTCCTGCCGCTCACCAGCGGAGCGTACAGCTTCGGCATCGCAG GTCCTGGAACAGGAGTCCCCTTCCACTGGCACGGCCCGGGATACTCCGAGGTCATCTACGGAAGGAAG CGGTGGTTCCTCTACCCGCCCGATCAGGAGCCTCACTTCCACCCGAACCGCACCACTCTGTCCTGGGTCACAGAAACGTACCCCAACCTGCTGGAGGACGAGGCCCCGCTGGAGTGCACCATCCGACCCGGAGAG GTGCTGTATTTCCCCGACCGTTGGTGGCACGCCACTCTAAACCTGGACACAAGCGTCTTCATCTCCACCTTCCTGGGCTGA
- the LOC101481279 gene encoding serine protease 33: MELFSCGVLLLALTLTGSNAQLDVCGVAPLNTRIVGGEDATAGAWPWQVSLHHYGSHFCGGSLINNQWILTAAHCFQSYGTPGLTVYLGRESQGGNNPNEVSQSVSRIINHPDYNSETSDNDIALLRLSSAVTFNNYIRPVCLAEKGSDFPAGTTTWVTGWGRIGSNNPLPFPGNLQEVSIPIVSNADCSKSYSGITNNMMCAGLTEGGKDSCQGDSGGPLVVKNSSVWVQAGVVSFGKGCAQPNFPGVYTRVSQYQSWINSQITSDQPGFITFVPSSAHFIYLSVLLLLSILPILFSLFVLS, from the exons GAAGCAACGCACAGCTCGATg TTTGTGGAGTTGCTCCACTCAACACCAGGATTGTAGGAGGCGAGGATGCTACTGCCGGGGCATGGCCCTGGCAGGTCAGTCTGCACCATTACGGTTCACACTTCTGTGGCGGCTCCCTGATCAACAACCAGTGGATCCTGACTGCTGCCCACTGTTTCCAAAG CTATGGCACACCGGGGTTGACTGTTTACCTTGGACGCGAGTCACAGGGAGGCAATAATCCCAATGAGGTTTCCCAGTCAGTGTCCCGGATAATCAACCATCCCGACTATAACTCCGAAACTAGTGACAATGACATCGCACTGCTGCGGCTGTCCTCAGCTGTTACATTTAACAACTACATCAGACCTGTTTGTCTGGCGGAGAAGGGCAGCGACTTCCCTGCTGGGACGACGACCTGGGTCACTGGCTGGGGAAGGATCGGTTCCAATA atCCACTTCCCTTCCCTGGGAATCTGCAGGAGGTGAGCATCCCTATTGTGTCCAACGCTGACTGCAGTAAGTCCTACAGTGGAATCACAAACAACATGATGTGTGCCGGCTTGACAGAGGGAGGAAAGGACTCCTGTCAG GGTGACTCTGGAGGCCCACTGGTGGTTAAAAACAGCTCCGTTTGGGTCCAGGCTGGAGTGGTGAGCTTTGGGAAAGGCTGCGCTCAGCCCAATTTCCCAGGAGTCTACACTCGGGTATCACAGTACCAGTCCTGGATCAACAGCCAGATCACCTCCGACCAGCCGGGCTTCATCACCTTTGTGCCCTCCTCGGCTCACTTCATCTACCTCTCagttcttctgctgctctccatCCTCCccatcctcttctctctctttgtccTCTCATAG